ATGGGGAACAGGGTGCCATGCCTGTTGCTGACTTCATTGCCAAACTGCAGGATGAAATCAAGAACCGGAAATAAGGTTCCAGACAGGAGGCGCTGTGAAAAAATCATCCACAGCGCCTTTATTTCGCCAGCGTCAGCTGGCTTCCATCGGCTAGTGACTAGAGACTAGTGACGGGGTTGTGAAAAAGCATTTTTTCACAACCCCTTTTTTCGTGGTCGGTACAGCAATCCGGGCCCAGTCTGCAGAGGGGGGGAGCGAACCCACCACCGTTGCGCCGGGGCGCAACGGTCCCCCGCCCTTGAAAAGGGCGGATAGGTAAGCAAGAAGCCCTGCGAACCCAAGAACACAGACAATCAGCAACGCGTGCAAACGACAACAGGAATATCCGCTCTTGAAAAGGGGGATGGTTAAGCAAGAAGTCCTGCGAACCCAAGAAAACAGACAATCAGCAACGCGGGTCAAACGACAACAGGAGTATCCGCCCTTTATAAGGGCGGGGGACCATGCGGATGCATGGTGGTGGGTTCCGTACTGCACCCTGTCCAGAGTTCGTACTGTACGATTCCTCCAGAGCCTGCCCGTCAGGGAAAACTTTTCCAGGCTCATTGGGCCTGCTGTTGGGCATAATACACCAGCTGCACCTGTTCTCCCGGCTGGTACAGTTCCCCGGGTCCGGGGATGGAGGTAGATTTCCCGGGGGGTTCCGATCTGTTCAATGGACCCTTTCCGCATGACGATGATCATAAAAAATCTCCTATCCCCATTTGCATTGTTCTTTCTATTCATTGTAGAAAGAAAATGTAAAAGAGGGATAGGAGGCATGTAAAAAATGGAGCACTGTTTGTAAAATCTTTGTGCAGGCGACAGGACTGTCCGATTTAATCGTCGTCGATGTCGTCCGTACCCGTGCTCCCTTCATTCGGTTCCTGGTTCGCCTCACTGGCCGCTTCCTGGATCTTTTGCAGGATGCCGTTCCACTGGCTGCTGATGGCTGCTGCCATCAGGCGTTTGCCCCGGAAGTTCAGATGGAGCCCGTCCAGGGCGTACCGGGTGGGCAGGTCCCGGGTTTCATCGAACTGGGTCCCCAGGTCGATGTACCAGGGCAGACTGCGAATCCATTGGTTGACCTTGGCCAGTTCTTCTTTCCAGCCTTCGGCGGTGGGTTCGTCGAAGGCTTTTTTGATGTTGGCCGGGTTTACCGGCGGCAGGGTCATGAAAATGGGGATGATGCCGTTATCTTCACACTTCTGCTGGATGCCCTTGAGGTCGCTGATCACACTTTCGCCGCTGGTCCAGCCCCGGAGACTGTTGCTGCCGGTCATGATGATCAGATAGGTGGGATGGAAGGGTACCACATCCTTGTCGAATCGGGCCAGGGTGGCTTCGCTGGTGTCGCCGCTTTCTGCCAGGTTTACGCTGTCAAAGGGCAGGTAATACTGGTAGCTGTAGGAAAAATCGCTGGGAGAATAGGAAAGATCGCCGCCACCATGGGAGATGCTGTCTCCCAGGGTGGCCACCTGCCAGTTGTCTTCCGGGTTGCAACGCATGGGCTGGGGCGGGCAGAACTGGCCCACCGGATTGCCCTTGTCGTCCATGGCCCGCACCCGCCAGTACATGGTATAGGGAGCGGTGTGGGATTCATTATCGTACCAGTCAAAACCGGTGGATTTGCCCCGCTCCAGCAGCTGGTCCTCTTCTGCTTCCTTTACAGGGGAGACCTTGTTGGTGTTCAGCACTTCCACCTCATAATTGCGGATGCCGTGGAGGGGCACCCAGTTGTACACCGGATACAGCAGGGTGGTGCCGTTTCCGCTGTTGAATTTGCTGATGGGCTCCGGGTACAGGGCCTGCTTGTGATCCGGGTCCACATATACGGTTTCCACAGCAGAGGGAGCGGAGATGGGTTGTTCCTCCAGGTTGAAGGACTGGATCCGGACCTTCACATCTCCCCGGGTGTCCCGGGGCAGACCCAGGTTATATCCGGCTACGTAGGTCCGTTCGGCGGGCAGGGCCGTCCCATTGGGCAGGGTGACCGTTACATTGTAGTACACGGTGCCCAGGATGGGTTTCCAGCGCAGGGTGGAGGTGCAGGTGGCCGGGTTGGACCGGGTGTAGTGGGTGGTGAACTGGGGTACCGGCAGGCGGTGAAGAATGGGCGATTTTGTCCGGGCA
This region of Acidaminococcus timonensis genomic DNA includes:
- a CDS encoding SGNH/GDSL hydrolase family protein, whose translation is MKLLVSHTIRLSLLLTLAASSAAWAAAPLPAPKPVPTVSGAGTVPVAASPAMKTSNNARTKSPILHRLPVPQFTTHYTRSNPATCTSTLRWKPILGTVYYNVTVTLPNGTALPAERTYVAGYNLGLPRDTRGDVKVRIQSFNLEEQPISAPSAVETVYVDPDHKQALYPEPISKFNSGNGTTLLYPVYNWVPLHGIRNYEVEVLNTNKVSPVKEAEEDQLLERGKSTGFDWYDNESHTAPYTMYWRVRAMDDKGNPVGQFCPPQPMRCNPEDNWQVATLGDSISHGGGDLSYSPSDFSYSYQYYLPFDSVNLAESGDTSEATLARFDKDVVPFHPTYLIIMTGSNSLRGWTSGESVISDLKGIQQKCEDNGIIPIFMTLPPVNPANIKKAFDEPTAEGWKEELAKVNQWIRSLPWYIDLGTQFDETRDLPTRYALDGLHLNFRGKRLMAAAISSQWNGILQKIQEAASEANQEPNEGSTGTDDIDDD